The Halorussus salinus genome includes a region encoding these proteins:
- a CDS encoding DUF7471 family protein, translating into MQRPPVSPTPLAAGHGGVDLAFVALLALAGVGSAVLVGLALAALVRRRSRSYLLVTLALGTLLARTGVAALSLTGALAEGSHHLLEHGLDAAMAALVVAAVYDARRVRRSADAGSDRDPADSSPSLRSDGGTPPDERRTEDRDENPPTEEADR; encoded by the coding sequence ATGCAACGACCACCGGTATCGCCGACGCCCCTCGCGGCGGGTCACGGCGGGGTGGACCTCGCGTTCGTCGCCCTCCTCGCGCTGGCGGGGGTCGGGTCGGCCGTCCTCGTCGGTCTCGCGCTGGCCGCGCTCGTCCGGCGGCGCTCGCGGTCGTACCTGCTGGTGACGCTCGCGCTGGGGACCCTGCTGGCCCGCACCGGCGTCGCGGCGCTGTCGCTGACCGGCGCGCTCGCGGAGGGTTCGCACCACTTGCTGGAACACGGCCTCGACGCGGCGATGGCCGCGCTCGTCGTCGCCGCGGTGTACGACGCCCGGCGCGTGCGCCGGTCGGCGGACGCCGGGAGCGACCGCGACCCCGCCGACTCGTCGCCCTCGCTCCGGAGCGACGGCGGCACTCCTCCCGACGAGCGCCGGACCGAAGACCGCGATGAGAATCCCCCCACCGAGGAGGCCGACCGATGA
- a CDS encoding winged helix-turn-helix transcriptional regulator: MNATRRTIADHVRANPGVHFNAVVRALDLAPGQVQYHLKRLRADESVVADEIRGRTHLYPPGYDDWERSALAVFRRETARDLLAHLLDAGETTPAALADELGVARSTVEWHLDNLTDDDLVKKRREGNRVYLEPARPDETAALLREITPSLPERMVDRFTKLVDGLVEEG, from the coding sequence ATGAACGCGACGCGTCGCACCATCGCCGACCACGTGCGGGCCAACCCCGGCGTCCACTTCAACGCGGTCGTCCGGGCGCTGGACCTCGCGCCGGGGCAGGTCCAGTACCACCTCAAGCGCCTCCGCGCCGACGAGTCGGTCGTCGCCGACGAGATTCGGGGCCGGACCCACCTCTACCCGCCGGGGTACGACGACTGGGAGCGGTCGGCGCTCGCGGTGTTCCGGCGCGAGACCGCCCGCGACTTGCTGGCCCACCTCCTCGACGCGGGCGAGACGACCCCGGCCGCGCTCGCCGACGAACTCGGCGTGGCCCGGAGTACCGTCGAGTGGCACCTCGACAACCTGACCGACGACGACCTCGTGAAAAAACGGCGGGAGGGCAACCGGGTCTACCTCGAACCCGCCCGACCTGACGAAACTGCCGCCCTCCTCCGGGAGATTACGCCGTCGCTCCCCGAGCGCATGGTGGACCGGTTCACGAAGTTGGTGGACGGACTGGTCGAGGAGGGGTAG
- a CDS encoding ion transporter, producing the protein MTRSPKRRVAAAFDPATDSRASGAVNGVVGALILLNVAAVVLQTVDPLYARYRTAFRLFEAISVAVFVVEFLLRFWSSPARPGYEGPIRGRLAFLANPYAVADLLAILPVLLGIAALDLRFVRVVRLFWFLRLFRESALWRSRQRFVRVVRARRADLQIAVLVAALVFLVSSSLMYYAELSADTFASIPDAMWWAVVTLTTVGYGDVVPVTPLGRLLAGLTALGGIGLFALPASILVSGYEEVRNRPEAVADSDCECPNCGHRFEESD; encoded by the coding sequence ATGACTCGGAGTCCGAAGCGCCGCGTCGCGGCCGCCTTCGACCCCGCGACCGACAGTCGGGCGAGCGGCGCGGTCAACGGCGTCGTCGGCGCGCTGATTCTGCTCAACGTCGCCGCCGTCGTCCTCCAGACCGTGGACCCGCTGTACGCACGCTACCGGACGGCGTTCCGTCTGTTCGAGGCGATTTCGGTGGCGGTGTTCGTGGTCGAGTTCCTACTGCGGTTCTGGTCGTCGCCCGCGAGACCCGGTTACGAGGGACCGATTCGGGGGCGTCTCGCGTTCCTCGCGAACCCCTACGCCGTCGCCGACCTGCTGGCGATTCTGCCCGTTCTCCTCGGCATCGCGGCGCTTGACCTCCGGTTCGTCCGGGTCGTGCGGCTCTTCTGGTTCCTCCGCCTGTTTCGGGAGTCGGCGCTCTGGCGGTCGCGCCAGCGGTTCGTCCGGGTCGTGCGCGCCCGGCGCGCCGACCTCCAAATCGCGGTCCTCGTCGCGGCGCTCGTTTTCCTCGTCTCGTCCAGTCTGATGTACTACGCCGAACTATCAGCCGACACCTTCGCGTCCATCCCCGACGCGATGTGGTGGGCGGTCGTCACGCTGACCACGGTCGGCTACGGCGACGTGGTGCCGGTCACGCCGCTCGGTCGTCTCCTCGCGGGCCTGACCGCACTCGGGGGCATCGGCCTGTTCGCGCTCCCGGCGAGCATCCTCGTGTCCGGCTACGAAGAAGTACGGAATCGGCCGGAGGCCGTCGCCGACTCGGACTGCGAGTGTCCGAACTGCGGCCACCGGTTCGAGGAGTCGGACTGA
- a CDS encoding S9 family peptidase — MTDRDNDVLEELAGLPSFYHPTASPDGDEVALYYDVSGRNELHLVNVETGEMRQVSDGEVPRNAQWYLKWSADGDRIFYHDDEGGDEQNDVFAIDRDGEVESVVELDGQTRLADVGEDGETLLVGSSADGQMNLYRHDLESGETTKITDYERAVGGGTLSPDCERVAYTTNESEEFANADVYVANADGSDPRNLDIGETGAEASPADWGPEGERLLVGDNTENFERCGVYDLDAEAVTWFGDADADERPVGFFPDGQRILAKRTRDAADVPVVYDVETGEGRELDLPDGVAVLSSLDQTNPFLGDDRVLVIHATPDSRPELLVYDLEADEYETLVEAEYGAFDPDRFADADYFQFESHDGLDIGALLYDSGERPSPLVVNPHGGPRHADKRGWGLYTQFLVSRGYSVLKVNYRGSTGRGREFVERLYDDWGGGEQEDIAEATRQVTDKDWIDEDRVVVFGGSYGGYSAYWQMVQYPELYAAGIAWIGLTDLEEMYENTMPHFRTELMEKYLGTPDENPDLYRERSPVEYAENLDAPLLMLHGVNDSRVPVSQARIFRDALLDADFEEGEEGDFEYVELGEEGHSSSDIDQKRRTFRTLDDFLQRRLPEATASAEQ; from the coding sequence GTGACAGATAGAGACAATGACGTACTCGAAGAACTCGCTGGACTCCCGAGTTTCTACCACCCGACAGCGTCGCCGGACGGCGACGAGGTGGCGCTGTACTACGACGTTTCGGGACGCAACGAGTTGCACCTCGTGAACGTCGAGACGGGGGAGATGCGGCAGGTCAGCGACGGCGAGGTGCCGCGCAACGCCCAGTGGTACCTCAAGTGGAGCGCCGACGGCGACCGAATCTTCTACCACGACGACGAGGGCGGCGACGAGCAGAACGACGTGTTCGCCATCGACCGCGACGGCGAGGTCGAATCCGTGGTCGAACTCGACGGCCAGACGCGTCTCGCCGACGTGGGCGAGGACGGCGAGACCCTACTGGTCGGCTCGTCGGCGGACGGCCAGATGAACCTCTATCGCCACGACCTCGAATCGGGCGAGACGACCAAGATAACCGACTACGAGCGCGCGGTCGGTGGGGGGACGCTCTCGCCCGACTGCGAGCGCGTCGCCTACACGACCAACGAGTCCGAGGAGTTCGCCAACGCGGACGTGTACGTGGCGAACGCCGACGGGAGCGACCCCCGAAACCTCGACATCGGCGAGACCGGGGCCGAGGCGTCCCCCGCCGACTGGGGACCGGAGGGCGAGCGCCTGCTGGTCGGCGACAATACCGAGAACTTCGAGCGATGCGGCGTCTACGACCTCGACGCAGAGGCGGTGACGTGGTTCGGCGACGCCGACGCCGACGAGAGGCCGGTCGGCTTCTTCCCGGACGGCCAGCGGATTCTCGCCAAGCGGACGCGCGACGCCGCCGACGTGCCGGTCGTCTACGACGTGGAGACCGGTGAAGGCCGCGAGTTGGACCTGCCCGACGGGGTGGCGGTGTTATCGAGTTTGGACCAGACGAACCCCTTCCTCGGCGACGACCGGGTTCTCGTCATCCACGCCACGCCCGACAGTCGGCCCGAACTGCTGGTCTACGACCTCGAAGCCGACGAGTACGAGACGCTGGTCGAAGCCGAGTACGGCGCGTTCGACCCCGACCGGTTCGCCGACGCCGACTACTTCCAGTTCGAATCGCACGACGGACTCGACATCGGCGCGCTACTGTACGACTCCGGCGAGCGACCGTCGCCGCTCGTCGTGAACCCTCACGGCGGCCCGCGCCACGCCGACAAGCGCGGGTGGGGACTCTACACCCAGTTCCTCGTCTCGCGGGGCTACAGCGTCCTGAAGGTCAACTACCGCGGTTCGACCGGGCGCGGCCGGGAGTTCGTGGAACGACTCTACGACGACTGGGGCGGCGGCGAGCAGGAAGACATCGCCGAAGCGACCCGGCAAGTCACCGACAAGGATTGGATAGACGAGGACCGCGTGGTCGTCTTCGGCGGTTCTTACGGCGGGTACTCGGCCTACTGGCAGATGGTGCAGTACCCGGAACTCTACGCCGCGGGCATCGCGTGGATCGGGCTAACCGACCTCGAAGAGATGTACGAGAACACGATGCCCCACTTCCGGACCGAACTGATGGAGAAGTATCTGGGCACTCCCGACGAGAACCCGGACCTCTATCGGGAGCGCAGTCCCGTCGAGTACGCCGAGAATCTGGACGCGCCCCTCCTGATGCTCCACGGCGTCAACGACAGCAGGGTTCCGGTCTCGCAGGCCCGCATCTTCCGGGACGCGCTACTGGACGCTGACTTCGAGGAGGGCGAGGAGGGCGACTTCGAGTACGTCGAGTTGGGCGAGGAGGGCCATTCCTCGTCGGACATCGACCAGAAGAGACGCACGTTCCGGACGCTCGACGACTTCCTTCAGCGTCGGCTTCCGGAGGCGACAGCGAGCGCCGAGCAGTAA
- a CDS encoding TIGR00266 family protein: MRHDIESGPAYSLLNVTLEDGEEIRAEGGAMVSHGENVSMDTNATGGFLTSLRRSVFGGESFFQNTFAASGGEGDLTLAPPLPGDVAHEDLSDETVYVQSGSYVAGDTGLDVDTEFGGAKTFFGSEGLFLLRVSGSGPLFVSSYGAIKAVDLSDGESYTVDTGHIVAFEASADFAVRRVAGLKSTILSGEGLVCRFEGPGRVWLQTRSPDAFLSWLLPKIPQTTYANNNP; this comes from the coding sequence ATGCGACACGACATCGAATCCGGCCCCGCGTACTCGCTGTTGAACGTCACGCTCGAAGACGGCGAGGAGATACGGGCGGAGGGCGGCGCGATGGTCAGTCACGGGGAGAACGTCTCGATGGACACGAACGCGACCGGCGGGTTCCTCACGTCGCTCCGTCGGAGCGTCTTCGGCGGCGAGAGCTTCTTCCAGAACACGTTCGCCGCGTCGGGCGGCGAGGGCGACCTGACGCTCGCGCCGCCCCTGCCCGGCGACGTGGCTCACGAAGACCTGTCCGACGAGACCGTCTACGTCCAGTCGGGGTCGTACGTCGCGGGCGACACCGGACTCGACGTGGACACCGAGTTCGGCGGCGCGAAGACGTTCTTCGGGAGCGAGGGCCTCTTCTTGCTCCGGGTCTCGGGGTCCGGCCCGCTGTTCGTATCGAGTTACGGGGCCATCAAGGCGGTCGATTTGAGTGACGGCGAGAGCTACACCGTGGACACGGGCCACATCGTCGCGTTCGAGGCCAGCGCCGACTTCGCGGTTCGCCGGGTCGCGGGCCTGAAATCCACGATTCTCTCGGGCGAGGGACTGGTCTGTCGGTTCGAGGGGCCGGGCCGGGTGTGGCTCCAGACCCGGAGTCCCGACGCCTTCCTGTCGTGGCTCCTGCCGAAGATTCCACAGACGACGTACGCCAACAACAACCCGTGA
- a CDS encoding bacterio-opsin activator domain-containing protein has protein sequence MSEPQSDAVVEVEFRVTDDRYPLVSIPERLDCRTRVEQIVPRGDDTYAIFHCFSGATAAEVLACIEEYDSLEARTMDASDDGGVVEVVVSEPADHFVVTLTDAGAIPRELRSRDGEARIVAEVPTVYRVSTVVETFLETHPSAEVVARRQKDHDVPVFTRREFATAVSERLTDRQREVLEAAFVAGYFEWPRGESGEEVAERLGVTSTTFSQHLRAAERKVFGILVDEWE, from the coding sequence GTGTCCGAGCCACAGAGCGACGCAGTCGTCGAGGTCGAGTTCCGCGTCACCGACGACCGGTACCCGCTGGTCTCGATACCGGAGCGCCTCGACTGCCGGACGCGCGTCGAGCAGATCGTCCCCAGAGGAGACGACACCTACGCCATCTTCCACTGCTTCTCGGGGGCGACCGCCGCGGAAGTCCTCGCCTGCATCGAGGAGTACGACAGTCTCGAAGCGCGGACGATGGACGCCAGCGACGACGGCGGCGTCGTGGAAGTCGTCGTGAGCGAACCCGCCGACCACTTCGTCGTGACGCTGACCGACGCGGGCGCGATTCCCCGCGAACTCCGGAGTCGGGACGGCGAGGCCCGCATTGTCGCGGAGGTGCCGACGGTCTATCGCGTCTCGACGGTCGTGGAGACCTTTCTGGAGACCCACCCGTCGGCGGAGGTCGTCGCGCGCCGCCAGAAGGACCACGACGTGCCGGTGTTCACCCGCCGGGAGTTCGCGACGGCCGTCTCCGAGCGACTGACCGACCGCCAGCGCGAGGTACTGGAGGCGGCGTTCGTCGCGGGCTACTTCGAGTGGCCCCGCGGCGAGTCCGGCGAGGAGGTCGCCGAACGACTCGGCGTCACCAGCACGACGTTCTCACAGCACCTCCGGGCCGCCGAGCGGAAGGTGTTCGGTATCCTCGTGGACGAGTGGGAGTAG
- a CDS encoding DUF7405 family protein, protein MNDTGPTDADEREGDAREAPTREADGADAGAPDTGTSDAGSPDAGASDTGSPDAGSPDATGGGERGISRRDFAKAAVAIGGASALSACLSRGDDLDVATGPDDLSTLPARQHAWDGFLARDDHGNVKAPRHRVLLLLNYAGEGAPSDADRRTAESAFRSLERAYERGGKGLLFTVGYSPSYFDRFDADLPDSVDLQEPKALASFEDPKLDRQDAVVHLASDHAEVVLAAEEALLGNSDKANGVEMEADLSGVFQKADRRTGFIGEGLPADHQDVDGIPDSEPVDEESPLYMGFKSGFQKNQASEDRVTIREGPFSGGTTSQVSKIRLNLDQWYGQDSRYQRVGKMFCPVHAEEGLVEGAGDNLGDSSKMEATGCPAHAEDHARTKGMVGHSQKTARARDDDDSPLMIRRDFDSTDDGKAGLHFVSLQRTISDFVDTRDAMNGEDLAERSAVGQMNNNGILQYMDVVRRGNFLLPPRAKRALPTPNPEN, encoded by the coding sequence ATGAACGACACCGGACCCACCGACGCCGACGAGCGCGAAGGCGACGCGCGGGAGGCCCCGACCCGCGAGGCCGACGGGGCCGACGCTGGTGCGCCAGACACCGGTACGTCGGACGCCGGTTCGCCGGACGCCGGTGCCTCGGATACCGGTTCGCCGGATGCCGGTTCGCCGGATGCCACCGGAGGCGGCGAACGGGGCATCTCCCGGCGGGACTTCGCCAAGGCGGCGGTCGCTATCGGGGGCGCGTCGGCGCTGTCGGCCTGCCTGAGCCGCGGCGACGACCTCGACGTGGCCACCGGACCGGACGACCTCTCGACGCTTCCCGCGCGCCAGCACGCGTGGGACGGGTTTCTGGCCCGCGACGACCACGGCAACGTGAAAGCGCCGCGCCACCGCGTTCTCCTCTTGCTGAACTACGCGGGCGAGGGCGCGCCGAGCGACGCGGACCGCCGGACCGCCGAGTCGGCCTTCCGGAGCCTCGAACGCGCCTACGAGCGCGGCGGAAAGGGACTGCTCTTTACCGTCGGCTACTCGCCGTCGTACTTCGACCGATTCGACGCCGACCTGCCCGACTCGGTGGACTTGCAGGAGCCGAAGGCGCTGGCCTCCTTCGAGGACCCGAAACTCGACCGACAGGACGCCGTGGTTCACCTCGCCAGCGACCACGCCGAGGTCGTGCTGGCCGCCGAGGAGGCCCTCCTCGGGAACAGCGACAAAGCCAACGGCGTCGAGATGGAAGCCGACCTCTCGGGAGTCTTCCAGAAGGCCGACCGCCGGACGGGGTTCATCGGCGAGGGCCTGCCCGCCGACCATCAGGACGTGGACGGGATTCCCGACTCCGAACCCGTGGACGAGGAGTCCCCGCTCTACATGGGCTTCAAGTCCGGGTTCCAGAAGAATCAGGCCAGCGAGGACCGCGTGACGATTCGGGAGGGTCCGTTCTCCGGCGGCACCACCTCGCAGGTCTCGAAGATTCGGCTGAACTTGGACCAGTGGTACGGCCAAGACAGTCGCTACCAGCGCGTCGGCAAGATGTTCTGCCCGGTCCACGCCGAGGAGGGCCTCGTGGAGGGCGCGGGCGACAACTTGGGGGACTCCTCGAAGATGGAAGCGACGGGCTGTCCCGCCCACGCCGAGGACCACGCGCGGACGAAGGGGATGGTCGGCCACTCCCAGAAGACGGCCCGAGCGCGGGACGACGACGACTCGCCGCTGATGATCCGCCGGGACTTCGACTCGACCGACGACGGCAAGGCGGGCCTGCACTTCGTCTCGCTCCAGCGCACTATCTCGGACTTCGTGGACACCCGCGACGCGATGAACGGCGAAGACCTCGCGGAACGCTCCGCCGTCGGCCAGATGAACAACAACGGCATCCTGCAGTACATGGACGTGGTTCGGCGCGGGAACTTTCTCCTCCCGCCCCGCGCAAAGCGCGCCCTACCGACGCCGAATCCGGAGAACTGA
- a CDS encoding fumarylacetoacetate hydrolase family protein, whose amino-acid sequence MRTVRFRDPAGSTRTGEWTDEGIEAADRTYDESEVEILPPCDPSKIVCVGLNYADHAAERDKDVPERPLLFLKPPNALSAHGDTVPLPAGKERVDHEAELAVVIGEQARNVSADEAMNYVAGFTCMDDVSNRDDQDREQNWVRGKAFDNSAPLGPVLATPDEVPDDASVELRVNGETRQASSREEFIFSVPELIEEITTYLTLEPGDVISTGTPGGVAPLEDGDEVEVEVEGVGVLRHGVRQA is encoded by the coding sequence ATGCGAACAGTCAGATTCCGCGACCCCGCTGGCTCCACCCGAACCGGCGAGTGGACCGACGAGGGCATCGAGGCCGCCGACCGAACCTACGACGAGTCCGAGGTCGAGATTCTCCCGCCCTGTGACCCCTCGAAAATCGTCTGCGTGGGGCTGAACTACGCCGACCACGCCGCCGAGCGCGACAAGGACGTTCCCGAGCGTCCACTCCTCTTTCTCAAGCCGCCGAACGCGCTGTCGGCCCACGGCGACACCGTGCCGCTCCCGGCCGGGAAAGAGCGCGTGGACCACGAAGCCGAGTTGGCGGTCGTCATCGGCGAGCAGGCCCGCAACGTCTCGGCCGACGAGGCCATGAACTACGTCGCGGGGTTCACCTGCATGGACGACGTGTCGAACCGCGACGACCAAGACCGCGAGCAGAACTGGGTCCGGGGCAAGGCGTTCGACAACTCCGCGCCGCTCGGTCCCGTCCTCGCCACGCCCGACGAGGTGCCCGACGACGCCAGCGTCGAACTGCGCGTCAACGGCGAGACGAGGCAGGCCTCCTCGCGCGAGGAGTTCATCTTCTCGGTCCCGGAACTCATCGAGGAGATAACGACCTATCTCACGCTCGAACCGGGCGACGTGATTTCGACCGGCACGCCCGGCGGGGTCGCACCGCTGGAAGACGGCGACGAGGTCGAGGTAGAAGTCGAGGGCGTCGGCGTGCTTCGCCACGGCGTCCGGCAGGCCTGA
- a CDS encoding DUF7542 family protein, with product MTDQRATVTCPDCDLHEAFRKLGAARERIEEHRTETGHEAIWDLGRLDAGVERAGDEAGVCGRPECTDESPLFRDDV from the coding sequence ATGACCGACCAGCGCGCGACGGTGACGTGTCCCGACTGCGACCTCCACGAAGCGTTTCGGAAACTCGGCGCGGCCCGCGAGCGAATCGAGGAGCATCGCACCGAGACCGGCCACGAGGCAATCTGGGACCTCGGCCGCCTCGACGCGGGCGTCGAGCGAGCGGGCGACGAGGCTGGCGTCTGCGGTCGCCCGGAGTGTACCGACGAGTCGCCGCTGTTCCGCGACGACGTGTGA
- a CDS encoding iron transporter — protein sequence MRRRDLLRAAGPLGLAGLSGCVGMFETQSAAQSRFTTVEDRKEKVYYPTHIDGMTMVGMGGQGRYKVGLMYSLPHAFWTITGRNLNLARVGEDATAHLMATIWDTKTKTVLPTSRIDATILKGGEEVDSTKMWPMLSQNMGYHFGDNVQLDGSGTYTAELSLSPMQARRMGELQGAFGDQTTMEVEFEHSREELGNLSLEQLPDKQGDPGAIEPMDMKMPIAQVPERGDMPNVLGRGVSGDADFVAFAPDESPHFVPDGQSYLAVSPRTPYNRYPLPFMSLSAKLTRNGNAVFDDILRSALDPELGYHYGAAVESVESGDSLTVTVDAPPQVSRHEGYETAFVKMPKMQMSV from the coding sequence ATGAGAAGACGCGACCTCCTCCGGGCCGCGGGACCGCTCGGCCTCGCCGGTCTCTCGGGATGCGTCGGGATGTTCGAGACTCAGTCGGCCGCCCAGAGCCGGTTCACGACCGTCGAGGACCGCAAAGAGAAGGTGTACTACCCGACCCACATCGACGGGATGACGATGGTTGGGATGGGCGGGCAGGGCCGGTACAAGGTCGGCCTCATGTACAGTCTCCCCCACGCGTTCTGGACGATTACCGGCCGGAACCTGAACTTGGCGCGCGTCGGCGAGGACGCTACCGCGCACCTGATGGCGACCATCTGGGACACGAAGACGAAGACGGTCCTGCCGACCTCCAGAATCGACGCGACGATTCTGAAGGGCGGCGAGGAGGTCGATTCCACCAAGATGTGGCCCATGCTCTCGCAGAACATGGGCTATCACTTCGGCGACAACGTGCAGTTGGACGGGAGCGGCACCTACACCGCGGAACTCTCGCTGTCGCCGATGCAGGCCCGCCGGATGGGCGAGTTACAGGGCGCGTTCGGCGACCAGACCACGATGGAAGTCGAGTTTGAACACTCCCGCGAGGAGTTGGGCAACCTCTCGCTCGAACAGTTGCCCGACAAGCAGGGCGACCCCGGCGCGATAGAGCCGATGGACATGAAGATGCCCATCGCGCAGGTGCCCGAGCGCGGCGACATGCCCAACGTCCTCGGGCGGGGCGTTAGCGGCGACGCCGACTTCGTGGCGTTCGCGCCCGACGAGTCGCCCCACTTCGTCCCCGACGGGCAGTCGTATCTGGCGGTGTCTCCTCGGACGCCGTACAACCGCTACCCCCTGCCGTTCATGTCGCTGTCCGCGAAACTGACCCGGAACGGAAACGCCGTCTTCGACGACATCCTGCGCTCGGCGCTCGACCCGGAACTGGGCTACCACTACGGCGCGGCGGTCGAGAGCGTCGAGTCGGGCGACTCGCTGACGGTGACGGTGGACGCTCCTCCGCAAGTCTCGCGCCACGAGGGCTACGAGACCGCGTTCGTGAAGATGCCGAAGATGCAGATGTCGGTGTAG
- a CDS encoding DUF2267 domain-containing protein has translation MKYDDFMGQVQNRLELPDTGRAVRATRAVLQTLGERLQEGEAEDLAGPLPMEVDFYLHVAESGQRFDYDEFVGRVADRANADRADAAYYGKVVVGLVSEHVPAGEIEQVRAQLPDDYADLFDLMDAEEVEE, from the coding sequence ATGAAGTACGACGACTTCATGGGTCAGGTCCAGAATCGACTCGAACTGCCGGACACCGGCCGGGCGGTCCGGGCGACTCGCGCCGTCCTCCAGACGCTCGGCGAGCGCCTGCAGGAAGGTGAGGCCGAGGACCTCGCGGGACCGCTCCCGATGGAGGTCGATTTCTACCTGCACGTCGCCGAGTCGGGCCAGCGGTTCGACTACGACGAGTTCGTCGGCCGGGTCGCCGACCGCGCGAACGCGGACCGCGCCGACGCCGCCTACTACGGAAAGGTCGTCGTCGGTCTGGTCAGCGAACACGTCCCGGCGGGCGAAATCGAGCAGGTCCGCGCGCAACTGCCCGACGACTACGCGGACCTGTTCGACCTCATGGACGCCGAGGAGGTAGAGGAGTAG
- a CDS encoding universal stress protein yields the protein MYDRILVPTDGSGPADRAFEQALDLAATYDAALHLLYVVDVSSLAGEFDAVTVVEHLERSGRETVRGLRKRAEEAGVEEVTTKVVEGTPYRTILDYADDEEIDLVVMGTHGRTGLDRYLLGSVTERVVRTADVPVLTVRGSGESDADE from the coding sequence ATGTACGACCGGATTCTGGTGCCGACCGACGGGAGCGGCCCGGCCGACCGCGCCTTCGAGCAGGCGCTCGATTTGGCGGCGACCTACGACGCCGCGCTCCACCTGCTGTACGTCGTGGACGTGTCGTCGCTGGCGGGCGAGTTCGACGCCGTGACCGTGGTCGAACACCTCGAACGGAGCGGCCGCGAGACCGTCCGGGGACTCCGGAAGCGCGCCGAGGAGGCGGGCGTCGAGGAGGTGACGACGAAAGTCGTGGAGGGGACGCCGTATCGGACCATCTTGGACTACGCCGACGACGAGGAGATAGACCTCGTGGTGATGGGCACCCACGGCCGGACCGGACTCGACCGCTACCTGCTGGGGAGCGTCACCGAGCGCGTCGTCCGGACCGCGGACGTGCCCGTGCTGACGGTCCGGGGGTCGGGCGAGTCGGACGCGGACGAATAG
- a CDS encoding VIT1/CCC1 transporter family protein, which yields MASLRRLLARVRDLLGDPEVLAIARRYFVSNGFDGTLTSIGVVVGAVLSGVPDGLTVVKIGVGAAVGLGTSGVWSVWEIERAETKAEIRRTERAMLTDLDDTRFERRQQGARTVHALASGLGPLIGILLPLLPFLFEGVVFTLWQAAVVAVALGVGVLASFGAYMGSMSGQRWYVAAFRMGLAGIVVALVNVFLPG from the coding sequence ATGGCGTCGCTTCGCCGCCTCCTCGCGCGCGTCCGGGACCTGCTGGGCGACCCGGAAGTCCTCGCCATCGCCAGACGCTACTTCGTCTCGAACGGGTTCGACGGGACCCTGACGAGCATCGGCGTCGTCGTCGGCGCGGTCCTCTCGGGCGTCCCGGACGGACTCACGGTGGTCAAAATCGGCGTCGGCGCGGCGGTCGGTCTCGGCACCTCGGGCGTCTGGAGCGTCTGGGAGATAGAGCGCGCCGAGACGAAGGCGGAGATTCGCCGGACCGAGCGCGCGATGCTCACGGACTTGGACGACACGCGCTTCGAGCGCAGACAGCAGGGTGCCCGGACGGTCCACGCGCTCGCCAGCGGTCTCGGCCCGCTCATCGGCATCCTCCTGCCCCTCCTCCCGTTTCTCTTCGAGGGCGTCGTCTTCACGCTCTGGCAGGCCGCCGTCGTCGCGGTCGCGCTCGGAGTCGGCGTGTTGGCCTCCTTCGGGGCGTACATGGGGTCGATGTCGGGCCAGCGGTGGTACGTCGCGGCGTTCCGGATGGGCCTCGCGGGAATCGTCGTGGCGCTCGTCAACGTCTTCCTGCCGGGGTGA
- a CDS encoding DUF211 domain-containing protein, with protein sequence MPPVRRVVADVLKPHQPSLADFVRQMAAVEGVEGATATLVERDEEVQNVKVTAEGEEVSPEQLESAIEDIGGSLHSVDEVSCGEYVVEERPTPQD encoded by the coding sequence ATGCCACCAGTCCGCCGCGTCGTCGCCGACGTGTTGAAGCCCCACCAGCCCTCGCTGGCCGACTTCGTCCGTCAGATGGCCGCCGTGGAGGGCGTCGAGGGCGCGACGGCGACGCTCGTGGAACGCGACGAGGAGGTCCAGAACGTCAAAGTGACCGCCGAGGGCGAGGAGGTGTCGCCCGAGCAACTGGAGAGCGCAATCGAGGACATCGGCGGGAGCCTCCACTCCGTAGACGAGGTGTCGTGCGGGGAGTACGTCGTCGAGGAGCGCCCGACGCCACAGGACTGA